In Flavobacterium hankyongi, the genomic window TTGACCTTCTGCGTTTGGTAAAGTGATTATAGTGTTAGATGTAATGTTAGTTGCTTCTCTTTTTGGAGATTTTGCCAACATCTTTTTCATTGATGATAAATCTAAATCGAAAATATTTTTTTGAGGTAAGTTTAATTTGGAATTTTTTTCAGTATTCTCTTTTAAATTACTCTTTTTCCATAAATCATTTTTGCTTTGTGCAATTCCGAATGTTCCAATAAAAAGTAGTGCAATACAAATTAATTTTCTCATAAATCATTTTTTAACTGCTTCAAAATTAAATAGTTATATAAAATAATCGATGAAATTAACAAAATAATCGATGAAATACATCTTTTTGTTAGATTTATGAGAATTTCATTATATTTTGATTTTTTTTAGTTTTAAAATTTGATAAATATTTTCTGTAATAATCTATATATCAATTGTTTGTGTAAATTTTTTAATTGTATTTTTTAAGTATGGTTTTTGAATTATTATAACTTTTTTCTTTCATTTTTTTAATGTTGAATTTTTTAAAATAAGGAAAAGTTGTACAGATGTTTTCATGAAATATTTAACTTATTTTTCTTTCTAACTAATTTTAGGTATAAATTGTAAGTAATTGATAATTAGATACTTGTTAAAATTGTTAAAATTTTATAAAACGTATGTGATTGTTGAAAGTGTATTGAAAATTGTTCTAATTTTGCTTAGCAAACCTTCAAAAAGGTTAAATGGAAAGTTCTATTGATAGATTGTGATTGCCAATAGGCAATTAAATACTTCCACATCAATCAATCACTCACTAGATGGTTCTATTGGTTAATTGTGTTGCTACATGCAATAATACTACCGCATAATCAATTAATTTTTTTTTCTACGTATTTATTTTACTTAAGACTTTTAAAGTTTCAATTCATGATTGGAAAAAATTTGATTTTACTAAAAGCTCTTTCTATCTGTAATCTACTAATGATATGGTTCTAAAACCGTATTATTATGAAAAAAGTTATATTATTTTGTCGTAAAAATTCCCTATGTTTAATTGATTCTTTTCAACATTCAACGAGGGTGTTTGTAGATTATCTTTTATGTTCCTGTTGTCAGGAAATTAAATTTAAAAAAGGTTGGTTCTTTTCTTTGTCATTTTTATTCTTAGTTTTTTGTCAGACTTCTTTTTATGGTCAGTCAAATACTAATAATTCTCAATGGGGTAAAAATGGACCAGCTTCGGCACCTGCGAGTCCAGTTAATTGGGCTAACGGGAATGCACAAGGGACAAATTCACATTTTAGAGAAGGAGAGTCAGTCCCTACTCGTATTGAATTGGTAGATTTGACTCCTAATGTCCCAGCTTCTGTAACATTTAATATTAATATTATCCAGGGGAGTAATGTTAAACATGCTTTTGACTTTTTTACAGGAGCCAATCGTATTGCTGAAACTGTTAATCCTTTAGATGGTTTATCTGGTTATGGTCCAAGATCACTTTTCACATTTCCTATACCTAATGCTGGAAATACTGGAGGTGTACCTGCCGGATATTATGATCAAACAGCCATCAAAATGGCTTGCCAACAAACAAATGATGCAGGGTCGCCTGAAAAAAATTCTATTTGGATTTATAATGGAACAGTAACAGGAATAACATATGTTTGGGGAAATGAAGAAGGAACAAGTACTCAACAAACTTACTGTACAGTAACATTTATTCCTACTGCTACAAAAGTTTTGTTGGCATTAGGATGTCATGTGGCTGCCGAAAATTCAGTAGGTTGTGGAGGTTGGGGTATTGGTAATGGAGCTTCTGCAATAAGCGGATCACCCTACCATTTCCATATTCAGCAAATATGTTCTCCACTTAGTAACTGTGTTGTTTTAGGTAGTCAAGATCAACAAATGGCTTCTGATGCCGTTATCATTCCACCAACATGTTCTGTTAGCCCTTCTTCAGCTCAAGTATGTGCTGGTTCAACAGCTACGTTTACGGCAACTGGAATTAATGGATCTGGCGGAGCACCATATAGTTATTCTTGGACAGGTCCTAATGGCTTTACAGCAACAACAGCATCAATTACTGTTGGTGTAGCGGGGATATATTCAGTAATTGTTCGTGATAAAAATGGAGTTCCAACGGAATCTCCTTGTACGGCAAATTTGATAGTGAATGAGTTGCCTAATGTTGTAGCCAATGATGCTCAAGTTTGTACAGGGCTTACAGTTCAGTTATCAGCGACACCTCTTGGTGGAACATGGAGTGGCGCAAATATAAGTGCTTCAGGATTGTTCAATGCTTCAGGTCTTAGCGCAGGTCCATACAATGTTACCTATACCTATACTAATGGCAATCAATGTACAAACAGCGATGGAGCAGTTGTAACAGTAAATGCTTTATCTACTGTTGTGACTAATGATGCCCAAGTTTGTACAGGGTTTACAGTTCAGCTATCGGCAACACCTCCCGGCGGAACATGGAGTGGCGCTAATATAAGTGCTTCAGGATTGTTCAATGCTGCAGGTCTTAGCGCAGGTCTATACAATGTTACCTATACCTATACAGATGGTAATCAATGTACAAATAACGATGGAGCAGTTGTAACAGTAAATGCATTACCAGTAGTAATCTGTCCAGAAAATGCATCAGCTCCAGTACTATGCGGTGTAACACAATCTATAGCTCAAGCACAAGCTAACTCAGATTTCCAAATATGGATGAGTCAATTTGCAGGACTTAATCCTACTTTGAATTCAGATTATGTAATTACTCCTAGTTATACCTATTCAGCTGGAGCCACTCCACCAAATGTAGGCGATGCACCATTAATATTGGCATTTAATAATCCAACAATAATTAGTACATCAGTTACGGTAAAATGGACAGTAATAAATGAAATCACTGGATGTATAAATGATTGTAGTGCTACCTGGACATTAGAGTTTGGTTGTGCTGTACAATGTATTGCTACATCAACTAATGTGTTGTGTAACGGAGCAGCTACAGGATCAATTAGTGTAGTACCAACAGGAGGAGCATTACCGTATAATGTTTATCTATACAGATTACCTGATTTGGTTACACCAGTTGCTCAAGTTTTGAACATATTGACTGATGGAGTGCCAATTCCTTTTAATAATTTAACCGCAGGAAACTATGTGGCAATTACTACTGATGCAACCACTACAATAGAAAACGGCTCAGCTTGTACAGCTACAATAAATCAACCATCCGCTTTAGAAGCTAACGATTCTCATACCGATGTACTTTGTAATGGAGGTTCTACTGGATCAGTTACTTTGAATTTCAGTGGAGGAACAGGTCCTTACATGGTTAATTTTAACGGTGGAGGCTTTGCATCACAAGTTTCAGGAGCTGTTTACAGTAATCTTGCAGCTGGAAATTATCCTTGGGTTGTGAGAGATGTTAATAACTGTACATATGAAGGCAGTGAAGCAGTGGGTCAACCATCCGCTTTAGAAGCTAACGATTCTCATACCGATGTACTTTGTAATGGAGGTTCTACTGGATCAGTTACTTTAAACTTTAGTGGAGGAACAGGTCCTTACATGGTTAATTTTAACGGTGGAGGCTTTGCATCACAAGTTTCAGGAGCTGTTTACAGTAATCTTGCAGCTGGAAATTATCCTTGGGTTGTGAGAGATGTTAATAACTGTACATATGAAGGCAGTGAAACAGTGGGTCAACCATCCGCTTTAGAAGCTAGCGATTCTCATACTGATGTACTTTGTAATGGCGGTTCTACTGGATCAGTTACTTTAAACTTTAGTGGAGGAACAGGACCTTACATGGTTAATTTTAACGGAGGAGGCTTTGCATCACAAGTTTCAGGAGCTGTTTACAGTAATCTTGCAGCTGGAAATTATCCTTGGGTTGTGAGAGATGCTAGTAACTGTACTTATGAGGGCAGTGAAACAGTGGGTCAACCATCCGCTTTAGAAGCTAGCGATTCTCATACTGATGTACTTTGTAATGGCGGTTCTACTGGATCAGTTACTTTAAACTTTAGTGGAGGAACAGGACCTTATATGGTAAATTTTAACGGAGGAGGCTTTGCATCACAAGCATCAGGAGTTGTTTATAGTAATCTTGCAGCCGGAAACTATCCTTGGATTGTGAGAGATGCTAATAACTGTACATATGAAGGTAGTGAAGCAGTGGATCAACCGTCTGAATTACAAGTCAGCGATTCTCATACCGATGTACTTTGTAACAGTGGTTCAACAGGATCAGTTACTTTAAACTTTAGTGGCGGAACAGGTCCTTATATGATAAACTTTAACGGAGGAGGTTTTGCATCACAAGTTTCAGGAGTTGTTTATAGTAATCTTGCAGCCGGAAATTATCCTTGGATTGTAAGAGATGCTAATAATTGTATCTATGAAGGTAGTGAGCAAGTAGGTCAACCAACAGAAGTTGAACTTTCTTTAACTGCTGAACCTGAAAATTGTGCTGGAACTAACAGCGGTAGTATTACTGCTACTTTCTCTGGAGGAGCAGGCAGCTATACAATTAGTATCGACGGAAGTCCTTTTGAGCCAGCCACTTCACCACATGTGTTCAATAATCTTGGTACTGGACTACATACAGTTGTACTGTTAGATCGTAATGATTGTCGAGATAGTGCGGAAATTAGAGTTAGTTTAATAGTTTGTGATGGTCCTCATTGTACTTATACACAAGGATATTATGGTGCTTATAACGGTAGTGCTTGTACTGTAGAAGGAGCTCCAACAAATGATTATCTAATTATGTTGGATGCAATAACCGATGTTGGAGGTACATTTGATTTTGGTAGAGTAGCAACAGGAAATTATTTTAGATTATTCGCTTCTGATATTACTGGAGCTGCTAATATAGCAAATAATAAAATCTTTATAATGTTGCCTGGTGGTGGAACACCAAGAGCATTGGTAGGCTATGATTACTACGATAATCCAGCGGGAGTACCATCTTCATGGAGAAATGATGGTAACCCGCTTACTAAATCAGGTCCAAAAATGGGAGCTATAAATAATAATTTGTTGAGTCAAACAATGACGTTGTTCTTTAATATACATGTTGATCCAACACTTCTTAGCTTTCCATTAGAAATTAAATTTGCTACTCAAGATGTTGCTTGTGGTTCTAGTGTTCCTATTCCGGGGACCTATAAAGAATTCACAATACCATCTTCAGTTATAAATTATTTTACATCACATGGAGGAGCAACAGTTGGTAATTTATTTAACCTAGCGAATGATGCTCTGGGTGGAATGAATATTGGAGGTTTGAATCATTCAGATGTTAATAAAGCTGTAGATGCAATAAACAATGCATTTGATCAGTGTAGAGTTAGAGTTCCATTACAAGTGACATCACTCCCAACTACTTTTGTTTATAATTCACTTGTAAGTTCGGATCCTATTTTTACCGTTTATCCAGTTCCGTTTAGAGATCAGTTGACTATTAGATATCAATTTGACTATATTTCAAAAGCTAAAATTGATATTTATAATTCAACAGGAACTTTATTAATGTCACAAGATGATAATGATGCGTATTTTAATAAAGAAGTTACAATTACACCAAAATTCAGTGTTGGTGAAGCACAATTGTACTTTGTTAAAGTAACGACTGATAGAGGTCAAAGTGTTTTAAAAGTTATTTCAGAGAAATAGGTGTTTTTTAGTTAATTGAAAATGAGAGGAAAAGGCTGGGTTTTTTAACGCCCAGCCTTTTTTTATTTAATCGAGTTTAATCGAAGAATTATTATTTAACTAATCCTCTTGATATTACAATTCTTTGAATTTCTGAAGTTCCTTCATAAATCTGAGTAATTTTAGAATCTCTCATCATTCTTTCAACATGGTATTCCGCAACATAACCATTACCTCCATGAATCTGAACTGCATCATTTGCAACTTCTAGTGCAACTTCAGAAGCGTATAATTTGGCCATAGCTCCAGAATGAGCAATATCTAAACCTTGATCTTTTTCAGCCGCAGCCTTGTGTACTAATAAACGAGCAGCTGTGGTTTTTACATGCATATCGGCTAATTTGAATGCAATTGCTTGATGTTGGAAAATTGGTTTGCCAAAAGCAACACGCTCTTGTGCATATTTTAATGCTAATTCATAAGATCCTTGAGCAATTCCTAATGCTTGGGAAGCAATACCAATACGACCACCATTTAATGTCGACATTGCAAAAGCAAATCCGAAACCATCTTCACCAATTCTATTTTCTTTTGGAACTTTTACATCATTAAATAATAATGTGTGAGTGTCTGAACCACGAATACCCATTTTCTTTTCCTTAGGTCCTACTTCAAAACCTGGCATTCCTTTTTCAACAATAAGAACATTGATTCCTTTGTGACCTTTAGAAGCATCTGTTTGAGCAATTACTAAATATGTTGAGGCAGTACCACCATTAGTAATCCAGTTTTTAGTACCGTTTACTAAATAATGATCTCCCATATCAATTGCAGTTGTTCTTTGTGAAGTAGCATCAGAACCAGCTTCTGGTTCCGATAAACAGAATGCTCCAATTACTTCTCCTTTTGCAA contains:
- a CDS encoding T9SS type A sorting domain-containing protein; translated protein: MKKVILFCRKNSLCLIDSFQHSTRVFVDYLLCSCCQEIKFKKGWFFSLSFLFLVFCQTSFYGQSNTNNSQWGKNGPASAPASPVNWANGNAQGTNSHFREGESVPTRIELVDLTPNVPASVTFNINIIQGSNVKHAFDFFTGANRIAETVNPLDGLSGYGPRSLFTFPIPNAGNTGGVPAGYYDQTAIKMACQQTNDAGSPEKNSIWIYNGTVTGITYVWGNEEGTSTQQTYCTVTFIPTATKVLLALGCHVAAENSVGCGGWGIGNGASAISGSPYHFHIQQICSPLSNCVVLGSQDQQMASDAVIIPPTCSVSPSSAQVCAGSTATFTATGINGSGGAPYSYSWTGPNGFTATTASITVGVAGIYSVIVRDKNGVPTESPCTANLIVNELPNVVANDAQVCTGLTVQLSATPLGGTWSGANISASGLFNASGLSAGPYNVTYTYTNGNQCTNSDGAVVTVNALSTVVTNDAQVCTGFTVQLSATPPGGTWSGANISASGLFNAAGLSAGLYNVTYTYTDGNQCTNNDGAVVTVNALPVVICPENASAPVLCGVTQSIAQAQANSDFQIWMSQFAGLNPTLNSDYVITPSYTYSAGATPPNVGDAPLILAFNNPTIISTSVTVKWTVINEITGCINDCSATWTLEFGCAVQCIATSTNVLCNGAATGSISVVPTGGALPYNVYLYRLPDLVTPVAQVLNILTDGVPIPFNNLTAGNYVAITTDATTTIENGSACTATINQPSALEANDSHTDVLCNGGSTGSVTLNFSGGTGPYMVNFNGGGFASQVSGAVYSNLAAGNYPWVVRDVNNCTYEGSEAVGQPSALEANDSHTDVLCNGGSTGSVTLNFSGGTGPYMVNFNGGGFASQVSGAVYSNLAAGNYPWVVRDVNNCTYEGSETVGQPSALEASDSHTDVLCNGGSTGSVTLNFSGGTGPYMVNFNGGGFASQVSGAVYSNLAAGNYPWVVRDASNCTYEGSETVGQPSALEASDSHTDVLCNGGSTGSVTLNFSGGTGPYMVNFNGGGFASQASGVVYSNLAAGNYPWIVRDANNCTYEGSEAVDQPSELQVSDSHTDVLCNSGSTGSVTLNFSGGTGPYMINFNGGGFASQVSGVVYSNLAAGNYPWIVRDANNCIYEGSEQVGQPTEVELSLTAEPENCAGTNSGSITATFSGGAGSYTISIDGSPFEPATSPHVFNNLGTGLHTVVLLDRNDCRDSAEIRVSLIVCDGPHCTYTQGYYGAYNGSACTVEGAPTNDYLIMLDAITDVGGTFDFGRVATGNYFRLFASDITGAANIANNKIFIMLPGGGTPRALVGYDYYDNPAGVPSSWRNDGNPLTKSGPKMGAINNNLLSQTMTLFFNIHVDPTLLSFPLEIKFATQDVACGSSVPIPGTYKEFTIPSSVINYFTSHGGATVGNLFNLANDALGGMNIGGLNHSDVNKAVDAINNAFDQCRVRVPLQVTSLPTTFVYNSLVSSDPIFTVYPVPFRDQLTIRYQFDYISKAKIDIYNSTGTLLMSQDDNDAYFNKEVTITPKFSVGEAQLYFVKVTTDRGQSVLKVISEK
- a CDS encoding acyl-CoA dehydrogenase, with amino-acid sequence MNFNLSEEQLMIQQAARDFAQNELLPGVIERDEHSIFPTEQVKKMAELGFLGMMVDPKYGGAGLDSLSYVLAMEEIAKVDASAAVIMSVNNSLVCAGLEKYGSEEQKVKYLTPLAKGEVIGAFCLSEPEAGSDATSQRTTAIDMGDHYLVNGTKNWITNGGTASTYLVIAQTDASKGHKGINVLIVEKGMPGFEVGPKEKKMGIRGSDTHTLLFNDVKVPKENRIGEDGFGFAFAMSTLNGGRIGIASQALGIAQGSYELALKYAQERVAFGKPIFQHQAIAFKLADMHVKTTAARLLVHKAAAEKDQGLDIAHSGAMAKLYASEVALEVANDAVQIHGGNGYVAEYHVERMMRDSKITQIYEGTSEIQRIVISRGLVK